A genomic region of Mesorhizobium sp. NZP2077 contains the following coding sequences:
- the ugpC gene encoding sn-glycerol-3-phosphate ABC transporter ATP-binding protein UgpC: MTDVLFRNLSKSFGQHRILEDISLDIKSGEFVVLVGPSGCGKSTLLRMLAGLETISSGDLLIGGTRANDLPPQQRNIAMVFQSYALFPHLKASDNIGFGPKIRGENRAAIEQKVKKASGVLNLYSYLDRYPRQLSGGQRQRVAMGRAIVREPSVFLFDEPLSNLDAQLRVQMRTEIKALHQRLKSTIVYVTHDQIEAMTMADRIVVMDRGRIQQVGAPLELYDKPANKFVAGFLGSPSMSFVSGALKSTSDKTWFESAGGGRLALAGKAVPAGSAVEAGIRPEHFIIGEAADAMAIKVDVVEPTGSETHVYGAIGADTVRAVFRDRVPVRPGDVLPVSVDPGNIHLFDKATGLPL; this comes from the coding sequence ATGACCGACGTCCTGTTTCGCAACCTGTCGAAATCCTTCGGGCAGCACAGGATTCTCGAGGATATCAGCCTCGACATCAAAAGCGGCGAGTTCGTCGTGCTGGTAGGCCCGTCCGGCTGCGGCAAGTCGACCTTGCTGCGCATGCTGGCCGGCCTGGAGACGATCAGCTCGGGCGATCTGCTGATTGGCGGCACGCGCGCCAACGATCTGCCGCCGCAGCAGCGCAACATCGCCATGGTGTTCCAGTCCTATGCGCTGTTCCCGCATCTGAAAGCCTCTGACAATATCGGCTTCGGCCCAAAGATCCGTGGCGAGAACCGCGCGGCGATCGAACAGAAGGTCAAGAAGGCGTCCGGCGTCCTCAACCTCTATTCCTATCTCGACCGTTATCCGCGCCAGCTCTCGGGCGGCCAGCGCCAGCGCGTCGCCATGGGCCGCGCCATCGTGCGCGAGCCTTCGGTGTTCCTGTTCGACGAGCCGCTCAGCAATCTCGACGCGCAGTTGCGCGTGCAGATGCGCACCGAGATCAAGGCGCTGCACCAGCGGCTGAAATCGACCATCGTCTACGTCACCCACGACCAAATCGAAGCCATGACCATGGCCGACCGCATCGTCGTGATGGACCGTGGCCGGATCCAGCAGGTCGGAGCACCGCTCGAGCTCTATGACAAACCGGCCAACAAGTTCGTCGCCGGCTTCCTCGGCTCGCCGTCGATGAGCTTTGTCTCCGGGGCCCTCAAGTCGACGTCTGACAAAACCTGGTTCGAGTCGGCCGGTGGCGGCCGGCTTGCGCTTGCCGGCAAGGCGGTACCGGCAGGCAGCGCCGTGGAGGCTGGTATTCGGCCTGAGCACTTCATCATTGGTGAGGCCGCCGACGCCATGGCCATCAAGGTGGATGTCGTCGAGCCGACCGGCTCGGAAACCCATGTCTATGGCGCCATCGGCGCTGACACGGTACGCGCCGTGTTCCGTGACCGAGTGCCGGTCAGGCCAGGTGATGTGCTGCCGGTCTCGGTCGATCCCGGCAACATCCATCTGTTCGACAAGGCGACGGGCCTGCCGCTATAA
- a CDS encoding helix-turn-helix transcriptional regulator — protein sequence MSIRENLAANLRRLCKDHASVSAVCRELGINRTQFERYLQGQTVPNKATAKLICDYFRIDEAELYRDPGTPEPRDPGLPPISESLFNQMIRPPTPSIAGGTYFTYFTIPGRPDLLMRSVTFVRREAELVTFRRVTGWSERRGSTWARARGNHYGVAISRLNWIYFSGVNRRQTGEPSLISVQWAPISEPVLTGKAMLLTEAGPAFVSVIMRQDMSGIRTRHAIRMAHVVKLDDPGIDQLVVSLARDGLG from the coding sequence GTGTCCATTCGCGAGAACCTCGCTGCAAATCTCAGACGGCTCTGCAAGGACCATGCCTCCGTTAGCGCGGTATGCCGTGAGTTGGGTATCAACCGCACGCAGTTCGAACGCTACCTGCAGGGGCAGACCGTCCCGAACAAGGCCACGGCCAAGCTGATCTGCGACTACTTCCGCATCGACGAGGCCGAACTGTACCGGGACCCTGGTACCCCCGAGCCCAGGGATCCCGGCCTGCCGCCGATTTCCGAAAGCCTGTTCAACCAGATGATCCGCCCACCCACCCCATCGATCGCGGGCGGCACCTATTTCACCTACTTTACGATCCCGGGCCGCCCCGACCTGTTGATGCGGTCGGTGACCTTCGTGCGGCGCGAGGCCGAACTGGTCACATTCCGCCGGGTCACCGGATGGTCGGAGCGCCGGGGCTCGACATGGGCGCGGGCGCGCGGCAACCACTATGGCGTGGCGATCTCGCGCCTTAACTGGATCTATTTCAGCGGCGTCAACCGTCGCCAGACCGGCGAACCGTCCCTGATCTCCGTGCAATGGGCTCCCATCTCCGAGCCGGTGCTGACGGGCAAGGCCATGCTTTTGACCGAGGCTGGGCCGGCATTCGTGTCCGTCATCATGCGGCAGGATATGTCCGGTATCCGGACACGGCATGCGATCCGCATGGCGCATGTCGTCAAGCTTGACGACCCGGGAATCGATCAACTCGTCGTCAGCCTCGCCCGGGACGGGCTGGGCTGA
- a CDS encoding LLM class flavin-dependent oxidoreductase: protein MPIEFTHVPGKTADAAIPFFYDFAETATKLGLIEDGGFQKIVVDDSAGLLTNMDLAAQVLDCAASLEVVLTHWAGVVEPTVAARQLASMDRKSGGRLALRMISEPLNDDDAESRPVGHTVIWQRIDEYLVLLKRLWSNDRPFDHEGAFYSINGGYVPRKGPHGADLTIRMGGQSGTALKVAGRHADVFELAPGSIDEVRRLMERVRGAAAEHGRAGKLRFALPVRIHRGVAATGQKAIDLSGPPAQVALSLLAYAGLGIDEFMIVGVDTVREIATVGRETLALLRNSLARREHDAFQPGAYAPRGMLETRATS from the coding sequence ATGCCGATCGAATTCACGCATGTCCCCGGCAAGACCGCCGATGCCGCCATTCCGTTTTTCTATGACTTTGCCGAGACGGCGACCAAGCTTGGGCTGATCGAGGACGGCGGCTTCCAGAAGATCGTCGTCGACGACTCGGCCGGGCTGCTGACCAATATGGATCTTGCCGCCCAGGTCCTGGACTGTGCTGCCTCGCTGGAGGTCGTGCTGACCCACTGGGCGGGCGTCGTCGAACCGACCGTGGCGGCCCGCCAGCTGGCATCGATGGATCGGAAGAGCGGCGGACGGCTGGCGCTCAGGATGATCAGCGAGCCATTGAATGATGACGACGCCGAGTCAAGGCCGGTCGGACATACGGTCATCTGGCAGCGTATCGACGAATATCTGGTGCTGCTCAAGCGGCTGTGGTCGAACGACCGGCCTTTCGATCATGAAGGCGCGTTCTACAGCATCAACGGCGGCTATGTGCCGCGCAAGGGTCCGCACGGCGCGGACCTGACCATCCGCATGGGTGGACAGTCCGGAACGGCGCTGAAAGTGGCCGGCCGGCATGCCGATGTCTTCGAACTGGCGCCGGGCTCGATCGATGAGGTCCGGCGACTGATGGAGCGCGTGCGCGGCGCCGCCGCCGAACATGGCCGGGCCGGCAAGCTGCGCTTCGCGCTGCCGGTGCGGATTCACCGGGGTGTTGCCGCCACAGGCCAAAAGGCAATCGACCTGTCCGGGCCGCCGGCTCAGGTCGCCCTGTCGCTGCTTGCCTATGCCGGGCTCGGGATCGATGAATTCATGATCGTCGGCGTCGACACGGTCCGCGAGATCGCCACGGTCGGTCGGGAGACGCTTGCCTTGCTGCGCAATTCCCTGGCACGCCGCGAACATGATGCCTTCCAGCCGGGGGCCTATGCGCCTCGCGGCATGCTGGAGACGCGGGCAACGAGCTGA
- a CDS encoding energy transducer TonB produces the protein MTQSAALPTVQLSRFGWRDLGLWTGAAVLVLGAHVAVAYAVQSFSPIETDGGPPPAPVIEMAPMVVTPAVPEQAAMLDEPMPDQTEPVEETEKVAEAEPEKVTEPAAEQPDTVPPDETEPTQTTEAGPVDQPPPDEVIPEVVEAPAPEVVVPLPQPKPVEEPRKKKPIQAKAKKPAEKPKPKPRKEKAEPAKTVANAGAETKSAASAAAPKSASGVSGVSPAKWESRLTAWINRHKRYPSAAKSRRAQGNVNVTFTVDSSGRVMLARVARSSGDADLDRAALAVLQGATVPAPPPELGSRVSRTAPFVFNLRD, from the coding sequence ATGACGCAGTCCGCCGCCTTGCCCACGGTACAGCTGTCGCGCTTCGGCTGGCGCGATCTTGGCCTGTGGACAGGTGCGGCGGTTCTGGTGCTTGGCGCCCACGTCGCGGTCGCCTATGCGGTGCAGAGCTTTAGCCCGATCGAGACGGATGGCGGGCCGCCGCCGGCCCCGGTGATCGAAATGGCACCGATGGTGGTGACGCCGGCCGTGCCGGAACAGGCCGCGATGCTGGATGAGCCGATGCCCGACCAGACCGAACCCGTCGAGGAGACCGAAAAGGTCGCCGAGGCTGAGCCCGAGAAAGTGACCGAACCGGCGGCCGAGCAACCGGACACGGTGCCGCCCGACGAGACCGAGCCGACCCAGACAACCGAGGCGGGACCGGTCGATCAGCCGCCACCGGATGAGGTCATTCCCGAGGTTGTCGAGGCTCCGGCGCCAGAGGTTGTCGTTCCGCTGCCGCAGCCAAAGCCGGTCGAGGAGCCCAGGAAGAAGAAACCGATCCAGGCCAAGGCGAAAAAGCCGGCCGAAAAGCCCAAGCCGAAGCCAAGGAAGGAAAAAGCCGAGCCGGCAAAGACGGTAGCCAACGCAGGCGCGGAGACAAAGTCGGCGGCCAGTGCGGCCGCGCCGAAATCGGCGAGCGGGGTTTCAGGTGTCAGCCCGGCCAAGTGGGAATCCCGCCTGACGGCATGGATCAATCGGCACAAGCGCTATCCCAGCGCCGCGAAATCCAGGCGCGCGCAGGGCAATGTGAACGTGACCTTCACGGTGGATTCCTCCGGACGGGTAATGTTGGCGCGCGTGGCGCGTTCTTCAGGCGATGCTGACCTCGACCGCGCCGCGCTCGCCGTGCTGCAGGGCGCAACGGTGCCGGCACCGCCGCCGGAACTCGGCTCGCGCGTCAGCCGCACGGCGCCGTTCGTGTTCAACTTGCGGGATTAG
- a CDS encoding isochorismatase family cysteine hydrolase, whose amino-acid sequence MIKATPFDYPYDGKLVAENTALVVIDLQQDFLSTTGYFARQGYDPSPLRAILPAVSRLISAARKAGVRIIHTRQGYRADMADMTPYEKWRRKRSGLDGTDILLRSGAGFQIVPEIDVTPDDIIVDKTCNSAFTYTDFELVLRVQGITHLMFSGCTTDVCVHTTLREACDRNFQCLTIPDACASGDRQAHEAALHMVTVEDGVFGVLADSAAVIDGLSRLGDRR is encoded by the coding sequence ATGATCAAGGCAACGCCCTTCGACTATCCCTATGACGGCAAGCTGGTGGCCGAGAACACAGCACTTGTCGTCATCGACCTGCAGCAGGATTTCCTGTCGACGACGGGCTACTTCGCCAGACAGGGATATGACCCCTCGCCGCTGCGGGCGATCCTGCCGGCCGTGAGCCGGCTGATATCGGCCGCGCGCAAGGCTGGCGTCAGGATCATCCACACAAGGCAGGGCTACCGCGCTGACATGGCCGACATGACGCCCTACGAGAAATGGCGCCGCAAGCGCTCCGGTCTCGACGGCACCGACATCCTGCTGCGCTCGGGCGCCGGATTCCAGATCGTTCCGGAGATCGACGTCACGCCTGACGACATCATCGTCGACAAAACCTGCAACAGCGCCTTCACCTATACGGATTTCGAGCTCGTGCTGCGCGTGCAAGGCATCACGCATCTGATGTTTTCCGGATGTACGACCGATGTCTGCGTCCACACCACGCTGCGCGAAGCCTGCGACCGCAACTTTCAGTGCCTGACGATCCCGGATGCCTGCGCCAGCGGCGACAGACAAGCGCATGAGGCGGCGCTGCACATGGTGACGGTCGAGGATGGCGTCTTCGGTGTGCTGGCCGATTCGGCTGCCGTCATCGACGGCCTGTCGCGGCTTGGCGACAGGCGTTAG
- a CDS encoding YggT family protein, whose protein sequence is MLALIQTIVMALDLYWWVIIASAIFSWLYAFNVVNSRNQFVGSIGNMLYRLTEPALRPIRRFMPDLGGVDISPIILLLILFFLRQFILTTIAPLLLGA, encoded by the coding sequence ATGCTCGCCCTCATTCAAACCATCGTCATGGCGCTCGACCTCTACTGGTGGGTCATCATCGCCTCGGCGATCTTTTCCTGGCTCTACGCCTTCAACGTGGTCAACTCGCGCAACCAGTTCGTGGGCAGCATCGGCAACATGCTCTATCGGCTGACCGAGCCGGCGCTGCGGCCGATCCGCCGCTTCATGCCGGACCTTGGCGGCGTCGACATTTCGCCGATCATCCTGCTGCTGATCCTGTTCTTCCTCAGGCAGTTCATTCTCACCACGATAGCGCCGCTGTTGCTGGGCGCTTGA
- the exbB gene encoding tonB-system energizer ExbB, which produces MSRTRLSAALVASVILVGGIATAQEQPAGVAPAAKGPVAPAAAAPAAALAPAPVAPASTTPTPATRAAPAMMAPAQPAGQPATAAPAGAAPTGAMELGLPHDLSPWGMFMAADIIVKAVMVGLAFASLVTWTIWLAKSLEIFGGKLRISRAVRAIGEAATLKQASRALDRSGGPGALLVRAAEEEAALSAGALDHVGGDGLKERVISRLSRIEAAASRRMSRGTGVLATIGSTAPFVGLFGTVWGIMNAFIGISQAQTTNLAVVAPGIAEALLATAMGLVAAIPAVVIYNVFARSIAGYRQILADASAGVERLVSRDLDFRTVAPATALAAE; this is translated from the coding sequence TTGTCTAGAACGCGTTTGTCGGCGGCGTTGGTCGCATCGGTGATCCTGGTGGGTGGCATTGCGACGGCCCAGGAGCAACCGGCCGGCGTTGCTCCTGCGGCCAAGGGCCCTGTGGCGCCCGCGGCGGCGGCACCTGCTGCTGCACTCGCACCGGCGCCCGTTGCACCGGCATCCACCACACCTACGCCCGCTACACGGGCGGCACCAGCCATGATGGCACCAGCACAGCCAGCCGGCCAGCCGGCCACGGCAGCGCCGGCCGGGGCTGCGCCGACGGGGGCGATGGAACTGGGCCTGCCCCACGATTTGTCGCCATGGGGCATGTTTATGGCCGCCGACATCATCGTGAAGGCGGTGATGGTCGGACTGGCCTTTGCCTCTCTGGTCACGTGGACGATATGGCTGGCCAAATCGCTGGAGATTTTTGGCGGCAAGCTGCGCATCAGCCGTGCCGTGCGCGCGATCGGCGAGGCCGCGACGCTGAAGCAGGCGAGCCGCGCGCTCGACCGTAGTGGCGGCCCCGGTGCGCTTCTGGTGCGGGCGGCGGAGGAAGAGGCCGCACTCTCGGCCGGTGCGCTCGACCATGTCGGAGGCGACGGGCTGAAGGAAAGAGTCATCTCGCGGCTGTCGCGCATCGAGGCGGCGGCGTCGCGGCGCATGTCGCGTGGCACCGGCGTGCTGGCGACAATCGGCTCCACGGCGCCTTTCGTCGGCCTGTTCGGCACCGTCTGGGGCATCATGAACGCCTTCATCGGCATTTCGCAGGCGCAGACCACCAATCTCGCCGTGGTAGCGCCGGGCATCGCCGAAGCGCTGCTGGCCACCGCCATGGGCCTCGTCGCGGCAATTCCGGCGGTGGTGATCTACAACGTCTTCGCCCGCTCGATAGCCGGCTACCGGCAGATCCTCGCCGATGCTTCGGCGGGCGTCGAACGCCTGGTCAGCCGCGACCTGGATTTCCGCACGGTCGCGCCGGCGACGGCGCTGGCGGCGGAGTAG
- a CDS encoding SagB/ThcOx family dehydrogenase, which translates to MRSSKTLVFYPGTNKVTACNFLTRSVFECSPEVIGLLASWDEWASTAEIARAHGWSKSDLNAVVPQLLDFSALVTPGSPLAEQETKFSGQWRWGIPTALMHFCVQDAEFMTIEQAETQQIDRAGHVAQPDLVLKNAMGAIALPNALDDNELLSLMARRRTNRTAAAPTITAQQLSDCLFAGMGITGETSNCVSALPLGMTPSGGARNPYEAYVVALGVEGLEPGVYHYSAADHDLGRISANHLPKISELVGGQEWADAMPCLILLCARLERTMWKYEDANAYRVVLIEAGHIGQNMMLAATRHGLSACPTAALSHSPIKHLLGLDRLTDAPIYALTLSTPEPSPHSAGQSIN; encoded by the coding sequence ATGCGCTCTTCAAAAACGCTTGTTTTCTATCCCGGGACCAACAAGGTCACGGCCTGCAACTTCCTGACCAGAAGCGTCTTCGAATGCAGCCCCGAGGTGATCGGCCTTCTTGCATCGTGGGACGAATGGGCCTCGACGGCGGAAATCGCACGCGCCCACGGATGGTCGAAGTCCGACCTCAACGCCGTCGTCCCGCAATTGCTTGATTTTTCTGCCCTGGTCACGCCCGGCTCGCCGCTGGCCGAACAGGAAACAAAATTTTCCGGACAGTGGAGGTGGGGCATCCCGACCGCGCTGATGCATTTCTGCGTCCAGGACGCCGAGTTCATGACTATTGAACAGGCCGAGACACAACAGATCGACCGCGCCGGGCACGTCGCGCAGCCCGACCTCGTGCTCAAGAATGCCATGGGCGCCATTGCGCTGCCGAACGCGCTCGACGACAACGAACTTCTGAGCCTGATGGCGCGGCGCCGCACCAACCGCACCGCGGCCGCGCCCACCATAACCGCGCAGCAGCTCTCCGACTGCCTGTTCGCGGGCATGGGTATCACCGGCGAGACCAGCAATTGCGTCAGCGCCCTGCCGCTGGGCATGACCCCTTCGGGCGGCGCCCGGAATCCCTATGAGGCCTATGTGGTTGCGCTTGGCGTCGAAGGGCTGGAGCCCGGCGTCTATCACTATTCAGCCGCCGACCACGACCTTGGCAGGATCTCGGCCAACCATCTGCCGAAGATCTCCGAACTGGTCGGCGGGCAGGAATGGGCTGATGCCATGCCTTGCCTGATCCTGCTTTGCGCCAGGCTCGAACGCACCATGTGGAAATATGAAGATGCCAACGCCTATCGCGTCGTGCTGATCGAGGCTGGCCATATCGGCCAGAACATGATGCTGGCGGCGACCAGGCATGGTCTGTCGGCCTGCCCCACGGCAGCGCTCAGCCATTCGCCGATCAAGCATCTTCTCGGCCTCGACCGTCTTACCGACGCGCCCATCTATGCGTTGACACTCTCGACCCCGGAACCAAGCCCGCATTCAGCGGGTCAGTCGATTAATTAG
- a CDS encoding MurR/RpiR family transcriptional regulator — MKTPADIITRLQLMSQDGTKSDRRLASLVLSDLDFASKAAISEIAARVGVSEPTVTRFCRNLGCEGLRDFKFYLAQAIAIGGQYLSPEPLSRDAREQRIATAITEAAISAIQRASENLDMTTLVAVAERLATSGNVLCIGSGGISSMMATEMQNRLFRLGLPVLAQIDGQLQRMYAAVATPETTLVAFSVSGYARSVIEAVQVAQQYGATTVAITAPDSALAKAADTIIHLQPLEDGNIYKPTSSRYALLAIVDMIVTSVAETRGPKVLENLRRIKQSVNTLKVDDPRLPLGD; from the coding sequence ATGAAGACGCCGGCCGACATCATCACGCGTCTGCAGCTGATGTCGCAGGACGGCACCAAGTCGGATCGCCGGCTGGCCAGCCTTGTGCTCTCCGATCTCGATTTCGCCTCCAAGGCGGCGATCTCCGAGATTGCCGCGCGCGTCGGCGTCAGCGAGCCGACGGTCACCCGCTTCTGCCGCAATCTCGGCTGCGAGGGCCTGCGCGATTTCAAATTCTACCTGGCGCAGGCGATCGCCATTGGCGGCCAGTACCTGTCGCCCGAGCCGCTGAGCCGCGACGCGCGTGAGCAGCGTATCGCCACCGCCATCACCGAAGCGGCGATCTCGGCCATCCAGCGCGCCAGCGAGAACCTCGACATGACGACGCTGGTCGCCGTCGCCGAGCGGCTCGCGACGTCGGGCAATGTGCTGTGCATCGGCTCCGGCGGCATCTCCTCGATGATGGCGACCGAAATGCAGAATCGGCTGTTTCGGCTCGGCCTGCCGGTCCTGGCGCAGATCGACGGCCAGTTGCAGCGCATGTATGCCGCCGTTGCCACGCCAGAAACCACGCTGGTCGCCTTTTCCGTCTCAGGCTATGCGCGCTCGGTCATCGAGGCGGTGCAGGTCGCCCAGCAGTATGGCGCCACCACGGTCGCCATCACCGCACCCGATTCGGCGCTGGCCAAGGCCGCCGACACGATCATCCATTTACAGCCGCTCGAGGACGGCAACATCTACAAGCCGACATCGTCGCGCTACGCGCTGCTGGCGATCGTCGACATGATCGTGACATCGGTCGCCGAGACGCGCGGCCCGAAGGTTCTGGAGAATTTGCGCCGCATCAAGCAGAGCGTGAACACGTTGAAGGTCGACGACCCAAGACTGCCGCTGGGCGATTGA
- a CDS encoding SDR family oxidoreductase, with the protein MGTRLAGKVAIISGGATGMGGAASELFAAEGAKVAIIDRNGEAAAATAAAIRARGQVAEHFVADVSDEAQVEAAVKGATAKLGPVTVLFNHAGTIVIKPFLETTVQEWDWLHAVNVRSMFLMTRAVLPGMIAAGGGSIVCTSSISAVAATPNEVLYDTTKGACHMFARAIAVEFRDRNIRCNAVCPGFIRTPHGLREVADLGKLGVDVSDAALAAQQGRIGEPEEVAKAALYLASDEASFVNGAHLFVDNGFTAM; encoded by the coding sequence ATGGGCACAAGACTGGCCGGCAAGGTCGCCATCATTTCGGGCGGCGCGACGGGAATGGGCGGAGCCGCCTCGGAACTGTTCGCCGCGGAAGGCGCCAAGGTCGCGATCATTGACCGCAATGGCGAGGCGGCCGCCGCCACGGCCGCAGCGATCAGGGCGCGCGGTCAGGTCGCCGAGCATTTTGTCGCCGACGTGTCCGACGAGGCGCAGGTCGAGGCGGCGGTGAAAGGCGCGACGGCAAAACTCGGGCCGGTCACCGTGCTGTTCAACCATGCCGGCACCATCGTGATAAAGCCGTTCCTGGAAACGACGGTGCAGGAATGGGACTGGCTGCATGCCGTCAATGTGCGTTCGATGTTCTTGATGACGCGCGCCGTGCTGCCCGGCATGATCGCGGCCGGCGGTGGCTCGATCGTCTGCACCTCGTCGATCTCGGCTGTGGCGGCGACTCCCAACGAGGTGCTCTACGACACCACCAAGGGCGCCTGCCACATGTTCGCCCGCGCCATCGCCGTCGAATTCCGCGACCGCAACATACGCTGCAACGCCGTCTGCCCCGGTTTCATCCGTACGCCGCATGGCCTGCGCGAGGTCGCCGATCTGGGCAAGCTCGGCGTCGATGTGTCTGATGCCGCGCTGGCAGCGCAGCAGGGCCGGATCGGCGAGCCGGAAGAAGTGGCTAAAGCAGCACTATATCTCGCCAGCGACGAGGCCAGCTTCGTCAACGGCGCGCATCTGTTCGTGGATAATGGCTTTACGGCGATGTGA
- a CDS encoding DUF167 domain-containing protein, whose amino-acid sequence MSAPLRIRENGIDLFVRLTPKSSVDRLDGVETSVDGRSHLKARVRAVPENGAANQALEKLVAKTLGVPASSVSVVAGGTARLKTLRIAGDPEALAKAVETLYL is encoded by the coding sequence ATGAGCGCGCCGTTGCGCATCCGCGAAAACGGCATCGACCTGTTCGTGCGGCTGACACCAAAGTCTTCCGTCGACAGGTTGGACGGCGTCGAGACATCGGTGGACGGACGAAGCCATTTGAAGGCGCGGGTCCGTGCCGTGCCGGAGAACGGCGCCGCCAATCAGGCACTGGAGAAGCTGGTCGCCAAGACGCTCGGCGTGCCGGCATCGTCCGTCTCGGTCGTCGCCGGCGGCACGGCCCGGCTCAAGACACTGCGCATAGCGGGCGATCCGGAGGCTTTGGCGAAGGCTGTTGAGACGCTCTACCTATAG
- a CDS encoding ABC transporter permease codes for MSAVFEQIFQVGFLAAILRIATPLAFATLGEMFSERAGVLNLGIEGIMLLCAMTGFTATSLSGSLWLGVLVAVLTGMLMGALHALFTVALGLSQHVCGIGVTLFSSGLAYFLYRLIFGQQSVPPSIKGFQTLPIPVLSDIPVLGPAVFNQFVLVYMAIIAIPLAAFVLYRTPWGLSVRMVGENPRAADSAGVSVIATRFQAVILGGALMGLAGAFLSMAQFNAFTFGVVSGRGWVAIALVVFGRWDPWRSAGAALLFAFVDALQLRMQASGLGHIPYEAFLMLPFIFTIVAMAVMSRNAVAPSALLKPFRREER; via the coding sequence ATGAGCGCGGTGTTCGAACAGATTTTTCAGGTCGGCTTTTTGGCCGCCATCCTCCGCATTGCAACGCCCTTGGCCTTTGCCACCCTCGGCGAAATGTTCTCCGAGCGGGCCGGCGTGCTCAATCTCGGCATTGAAGGCATCATGCTGCTCTGCGCCATGACCGGCTTCACCGCCACCAGCCTCAGCGGCAGCCTGTGGCTTGGCGTGCTGGTTGCGGTGCTGACCGGCATGCTGATGGGCGCGCTGCATGCGCTGTTCACCGTGGCGCTCGGCCTCAGCCAGCATGTCTGCGGCATCGGCGTGACTTTGTTCTCGTCGGGCCTCGCCTATTTCCTCTACCGGCTCATCTTCGGCCAGCAATCGGTGCCGCCCAGCATCAAGGGTTTTCAAACGCTGCCGATACCTGTCCTCTCCGACATTCCGGTTCTGGGGCCGGCGGTGTTCAATCAGTTTGTACTGGTCTACATGGCGATCATCGCCATCCCGCTCGCCGCCTTCGTGCTCTACCGCACGCCGTGGGGCCTGTCGGTGCGCATGGTCGGCGAGAACCCGCGCGCTGCGGACTCGGCTGGCGTCAGCGTCATTGCCACGCGCTTCCAGGCCGTCATTCTCGGCGGGGCGCTGATGGGGCTGGCCGGCGCCTTCCTGTCGATGGCACAGTTCAACGCCTTCACCTTCGGCGTGGTGTCAGGGCGGGGCTGGGTGGCGATCGCGCTGGTGGTGTTCGGGCGCTGGGATCCGTGGCGCTCGGCGGGTGCGGCCCTTTTGTTCGCCTTTGTCGATGCTCTGCAGTTGCGTATGCAGGCGAGCGGGCTTGGGCATATCCCCTACGAGGCATTCCTGATGCTGCCCTTTATCTTCACCATTGTTGCCATGGCGGTTATGTCGCGCAACGCGGTGGCGCCATCGGCGTTGTTGAAGCCGTTTCGCAGGGAAGAACGGTAG
- the exbD gene encoding TonB system transport protein ExbD produces the protein MASRIRQTMDDDLEESHEINVTPFIDVILVLLIIFMVAAPLATVDVNVDLPDSRATPAPRPETPLFLTLKDDHTLAIGNDAVPRPDFAATLDAKTKGDKQTRIFLRADKAVAYGDLMEAMNLLRGAGYLKIALVGLETAATADAPAPVPAAAAAP, from the coding sequence ATGGCCAGCAGGATCCGACAGACCATGGACGACGATCTCGAGGAGAGCCACGAGATCAACGTCACGCCCTTCATCGACGTCATCCTGGTGCTTCTGATCATCTTCATGGTCGCCGCACCGCTGGCGACGGTTGACGTCAATGTCGACCTGCCGGACTCGAGGGCAACACCGGCGCCCCGGCCCGAAACGCCGCTGTTCCTGACGTTGAAGGATGACCACACGCTGGCGATCGGCAACGACGCCGTGCCGCGCCCGGACTTTGCCGCCACGCTGGACGCCAAGACCAAGGGTGACAAGCAGACGCGCATCTTCCTGCGCGCCGACAAGGCGGTCGCCTATGGCGACCTGATGGAGGCCATGAACCTGCTGCGCGGCGCCGGCTATCTGAAGATCGCGCTGGTCGGCCTGGAGACGGCGGCCACGGCCGACGCCCCGGCACCCGTTCCAGCGGCGGCGGCCGCGCCATGA